The Neurospora crassa OR74A linkage group I, whole genome shotgun sequence genome segment AGGCTTGATGTGAAATTCTTTGTCTCCATCCCTTATTATGCAGGTAGATTGATTATCACTTTTGTTTCTCATGGACCCAAAATCCCAACCCGGATTTGATGGGGGGCAATGCACTGGGGCTGCAAATGCCCTGCGGTGGTGGTTACCTATCTGCTGGAactaaggtacctctacagggGCAATTCCTCTTCAGTTGTTGCCACGCCATTGCAGGGCGTCAAACTTCCCGGTGTGGATGGGTCAGTGGAACCGAATCGCACGGAAACATAGCGCGCTAAGCCGAAAGAGGATCAAGCGCCCTCTGCAGTAACAACGGCTACTGGAAAAGTTGCAGCCTCGCGATCGACGAGACTCGCAATTGGAAGCTAGGTCAAGCAAAGCCACTTTCCTTTTCATCAAACACCCTCAGAACATTTTCCTGCTTCTTTGGTGCAACCATCTCGTATcacctcttttatacttaacGAGATTTGTGTTGACCATGAACGGGGACACCTATTCCTCCAGAGGTATGTTGGCACTGACCGTGGCTATCCGCTAGAACTCAACTTAACCGTGGCGAAACAGACAGCGGCCGACACGGTTCGTCTCGCGACTATCCGGTAAGTGTGCCTCGTATACAAACCTAACAGCGGTCTTTTCTGTGGGCCTAAGCTAACCTATTATCAGTCCTCGAGACGCGACCGCGATGACAGACGTGACCGTGGAGATCGCAGTGACCGAGGCAGTGGACGCAGACGCTCTCGCTCTCCCGCCGACTACCGGAGCAGCCGACCCCGTCGCGAAGACGGCGATTTTGACGCTTATTCATCGAGCCGCAGCCACCGCGACCGCGAGCGAGAAGATCGATACTCTGGCCGCGACCGTCGTGGACCCGATCGTGGTGATAGGGAGTGGGATCGTGACAGGGGCGCCGACCGTGGAGCCGACCGTGGAGCCGACCGTGGTGCGGATCGTGGCGCTGACCGCGGGGCCGAGCGTGGAGGTCGCAGCCGGAGggacgatgacgaaggcGGCCGTCGCCGGGACAGAGATCGTGACGTGATGGGAGATGATCGCCGCGGTGGAGGCAGAAGGGACCGAGAGGCGGACAGGGAGCGCAGGAGGAGTGTCTCGCCGCCCCCCAAAAAGAGGGAACCGACACCCGACTTGACCGATGTCGTTCCTGTTATAGAGCGCAAGAGGCGCATGACACAGTGGGATATCAAGCCTCCCGGATATGGCAACGTCACCGCGGAGCAGGCCAAGCTCTCGGGTATGTTCCCATTACCTGGCGCCCCGCGACAACAGGCCATGGACCCGACCAAGCTTCAGGCTTTCATGACCCAGCCAGGTGGAGCTGTCAACAGTGCTGCCCTTAAGCCTACGAACTCCCGCCAGAGCAAACGACTTATTGTCTCGAATATCCCACCGTCAGCCACCGACGAGAGCCTGTTGGGCTTTTTCAACCTTCAGCTCAATGGCCTAAATGTAATCGACAGCGCCGATCCTTGCGTCCAGTGCCAAATATCTCCCGATCACAGCTTCGCCATGCTTGAGTTTAGGAACAGCCCGGATGCTACAGTCGCTCTGGCCCTTGACGGTATCACCATGGAGGCCGAGGATGCCaatggtgctgctggtgccggTGGGCTCAAGATCCGTAGGCCGAAG includes the following:
- a CDS encoding splicing factor u2af large subunit; this translates as MNGDTYSSRDSGRHGSSRDYPSSRRDRDDRRDRGDRSDRGSGRRRSRSPADYRSSRPRREDGDFDAYSSSRSHRDREREDRYSGRDRRGPDRGDREWDRDRGADRGADRGADRGADRGADRGAERGGRSRRDDDEGGRRRDRDRDVMGDDRRGGGRRDREADRERRRSVSPPPKKREPTPDLTDVVPVIERKRRMTQWDIKPPGYGNVTAEQAKLSGMFPLPGAPRQQAMDPTKLQAFMTQPGGAVNSAALKPTNSRQSKRLIVSNIPPSATDESLLGFFNLQLNGLNVIDSADPCVQCQISPDHSFAMLEFRNSPDATVALALDGITMEAEDANGAAGAGGLKIRRPKDYIVPAIVEDPNYDPDSEVPSSIVIDSPNKISVTNIPAYLSEEQIMELLVAFGKLKSFVLVKDKHTEESRGIAFCEYHDSSVTSVAIDGLNNMMLGDRALKVQKASYGIQQVAGELSVNAMSMLAGTTSLDGDVSRVVQLLNMVTADELMDNDDYEEIRDDVQEECEKFGTIVSLKIPRPTGGSRQSAGVGKIFIKYENSDQATKALKALAGRKFADRTVVATYFPEENFDVNAW